The Vicia villosa cultivar HV-30 ecotype Madison, WI linkage group LG1, Vvil1.0, whole genome shotgun sequence genome includes a region encoding these proteins:
- the LOC131643748 gene encoding ABC transporter G family member 28-like isoform X2, with translation MDRSTSANYLKPNKNCNLTSWVPGCEPGWACSVPPSEKIDLRDSKDVPARTSNCRACCEGFFCPHGITCMIPCPLGSYCPLATLNKTTGVCEPYLYQLPPMQPNHSCGGANIWADFSSSSETFCSAGSFCPTTTTKFPCSSGHYCRTGSTSEKRCFKLSSCNSNTATQNMHAYGVMLIAALSTLLLIIYNCSDQVLTTRERRVAKSREAAARSARKTANANQRWKLAKDAAKKGASGLQAQLSRKFSRKKDEETLEKVKILNQETSETDVELFPHSQPSSMIGSSSSVPTEKGEHPSGLMHIVHEIENDPHVNHNPDTRKETRYKSAIKEKQPHTHTQIFKYAYAQLEKEKAQQQENKNLTFSGVLKMATNTEKIKRPFIEISFRDLTLTLKSRNKHILRNVTGKIKPGRITAVMGPSGAGKTTFLSALAGKAFGCLVTGSILINGRNDSVHSFKKIIGFVPQDDVVHGNLTVEENLWFSAQCRLSADLSKPEKVLVVERVIEFLGLQSVRNSVVGTVEKRGISGGQRKRVNVGLEMVMEPSLLMLDEPTSGLDSASSQLLLRALRREALEGVNICMVVHQPSYALFKMFDDLILLGKGGLMVYHGSAKRVEEYFSGLGINVPERINPPDYYIDILEGIAAPGESSGLSYEDLPVKWMLHNGYPIPLDMRQHAAQFDMPQSVNPANDIDSNGSGDIGKTFAGELWNDVRNNVEVRGEKIKLNFSKSKDLSDRKTPGVFKQYKYFLIRVGKQRLREARIQAVDYLILLLAGACLGSITKSSDQTFGASGYTYTVIAVSLLCKIAALRSFSLDKLHYWRESDSGMSSLAYFLSKDTMDHFNTVIKPVVYLSMFYFLTNPRSTFAANYIVLLCLVYCVTGIAYALSIFFEPGAAQLWSVLLPVVLTLIATQPKDSKILKAIANLCYSKWALQALVIANAERYQGVWLITRCGSLLKSGYNLHDWSLCLSMLILMGVIGRAIGFFCMVTFKKK, from the exons ATGGATAGATCTACAAGTGCCAATTATTTAAAGCCTAATAAGAACTGCAATTTAACCTCATGGGTTCCTGGTTGCGAGCCCGGATGGGCATGTAGTGTTCCCCCAAGCGAGAAGATTGACCTTAGAGATTCAAAGGATGTGCCCGCTAGAACTTCAAATTGTCGAGCATGTTGCGAAGGCTTCTTTTGTCCTCACGGTATCACATGCATGATAC CTTGCCCTCTAGGTTCCTATTGCCCCCTTGCTACACTCAATAAAACAACTGGCGTATGTGAACC ATATCTTTATCAACTACCTCCAATGCAGCCAAACCATAGCTGTGGAGGAGCAAATATTTGGGCTGATTTTAGTAGCAGTAGCGAAACATTTTGTTCAGCAGGATCCTTTTGTCCAACAACCACCACAAAATTTCCTTGCAGTAGTGG GCATTACTGCAGGACGGGTTCCACATCTGAGAAAA GATGTTTCAAGCTAAGTTCATGCAATTCAAATACAGCAACCCAAAACATGCATGCGTATGGAGTTATGCTCATT GCAGCTTTGAGTACATTGCTACTCATTATTTACAACTGTTCTGACCAAGTTCTCACTACTAGGGAAAGGAGAGTAGCAAAATCAAGAGAAGCAGCAGCTAGAAGTGCAAGGAAAACTGCAAATGCAAACCAAAGATGGAAACTTGCAAAAGATGCTGCTAAGAAAGGTGCATCTGGGCTGCAAGCTCAATTATCACGGAAATTCTCTCGTAAGAAGGACGAAGAAACTCTTGAAAAGGTTAAAATTTTAAACCAAGAGACTTCTGAAACAGATGTTGAATTGTTTCCACATTCACAACCTTCTAGCATGATTGGAAGTTCTTCTTCCGTGCCAACTGAAAAGGGGGAACATCCAAGTGGGCTAATGCATATAGTACATGAAATTGAAAATGACCCGCATGTTAACCACAATCCCGATACAAGAAAAGAAACTAGATATAAAAGCGCTATAAAGGAAAAACAACCACATACTCATACACAAATTTTCAAGTATGCATATGCTCAACTTGAAAAAGAGAAGGCTCAGCAACAAGAAAATAAGAACCTTACTTTCTCAGGAGTACTAAAAATGGCTACAAATACTGAGAAAATTAAGAGGCCTTTTATTGAGATTTCTTTCCGAGATCTGACTCTCACACTGAAATCTCGAAACAAACATATATTGAGAAATGTTACTGGGAAAATCAAACCTGGCCGTATCACCGCTGTCATGGGTCCATCAGGGGCTGGCAAGACAACATTTCTTTCAGCTCTAGCTGGAAAGGCATTTGGATGCTTGGTTACTGGTTCAATTCTTATAAATGGAAGGAACGATTCAGTTCACTCGTTTAAGAAAATTATTGGCTTTGTTCCACAAGATGATGTAGTTCATGGAAACTTAACAGTGGAAGAAAATCTCTGGTTCAGTGCACAGTGCAG GCTATCAGCTGATTTGTCAAAACCAGAAAAAGTTCTGGTTGTTGAAAGAGTTATTGAATTCTTGGGGCTTCAATCTGTGCGGAATTCCGTAGTTGGAACTGTGGAAAAGCGAGGGATCTCTGGAGGACAAAGGAAGCGTGTAAATGTTGGATTGGAAATGGTTATGGAACCTTCACTTTTGATGTTAGATGAGCCAACATCTGGCCTGGATAGTGCATCATCTCAGCTTCTTCTAAGAGCATTAAGACGTGAAGCTCTTGAGGGAGTGAACATTTGCATGGTGGTTCACCAACCCAG CTATGCTTTGTTCAAGATGTTTGATGACTTGATACTTTTGGGCAAAGGTGGTCTCATGGTCTATCATGGATCTGCCAAGAGAGTTGAAGAATACTTTTCAGGTCTCGGGATCAATGTTCCGGAGCGGATTAACCCTCCGGATTACTATATTGACATTCTGGAGGGCATAGCGGCACCTGGTGAAAGTTCAGGACTCAGTTACGAGGATCTGCCAGTTAAATGGATGCTTCATAATGGATATCCAATACCTCTTGATATGAGGCAGCATGCAGCACAGTTTGATATGCCTCAAAGTGTAAATCCAGCTAATGACATAGACTCCAATGGCTCAGGTGATATTGGAAAGACGTTTGCTGGAGAATTATGGAATGATGTGAGAAATAATGTGGAAGTGCGAGGGGAAAAGATAAAACTTAACTTTTCAAAATCCAAGGATTTATCTGACCGGAAAACTCCTGGTGTATTCAAGCAATATAAGTACTTTCTTATACG GGTTGGGAAGCAGCGATTGCGAGAAGCTAGGATTCAGGCAGTAgattatcttattttattacttGCTGGAGCCTGCTTAGGATCAATTACCAAATCGAGCGACCAAACATTTGGAGCATCCGGTTACACCTATACGGTGATTGCTGTAT CTCTTCTATGCAAAATAGCGGCATTGAGATCATTTTCTCTGGATAAATTACACTACTGGAGGGAGAGTGATTCTGGCATGAGCAGCTTGGCTTATTTTCTCTCGAAAGACACAATGGATCATTTTAATACAGTGATCAAGCCTGTGGTCTATTTATCTATGTTCTATTTCTTAACCAATCCAAGATCTACTTTTGCAGCTAATTATATCGTGTTGCTTTGTCTTGTATACTGTGTCACCGGCATAGCATACGCATTGTCCATATTTTTTGAACCTGGTGCAGCTCAGCTG TGGTCAGTACTTCTTCCAGTTGTTTTGACTCTCATTGCAACACAACCAAAAGATAGTAAAATTTTAAAGGCTATAGCTAATTTATGTTACTCTAAGTGGGCTTTACAAGCATTGGTCATTGCAAATGCTGAAAG GTATCAAGGAGTGTGGCTCATAACTCGTTGCGGATCGCTTTTAAAAAGTGGGTATAATCTTCATGATTGGAGTCTCTGCTTATCCATGCTCATTCTTATGGGTGTAATCGGTCGTGCAATAGGGTTTTTCTGTATGGTTACCTTCAAAAAGAAGTAA
- the LOC131613647 gene encoding ATPase GET3B-like encodes MACHSASAISSSLRITNPLPTKSLLSFPPTSFHVLPFHKSLTFLSLRSSTKSPTKSLQVRSVATPTESIAGFDDMVASTERKYYMLGGKGGVGKTSCAASLAVKFANNGHPTLVVSTDPAHSLSDSFAQDLAGGALVQVDGPDSPLFALEINPDKAREDFRDAAKQNGGSTGVKDFMDGMGLGMIVDQLGELKLGELLDTPPPGLDEAIAISKVMQFLESPEYNMFTRIVFDTAPTGHTLRLLSLPDFLDASIGKILKLRQKIASATSAIKSVFGQENTRQDAADKLEKLRERMIKVRELFRDTDATEFVIVTIPTVMAVSESSRLSASLKKESVPVKRLIVNQILPPSASDCKFCAVKRKDQTRALDMIQSDPELSTLSMIQAPLVDVEIRGVPALKFLGDIIWK; translated from the exons atGGCATGCCACTCTGCTTCTGCTATTTCATCTTCTCTTCGCATAACAAATCCATTACCCACAAAATCTCTTCTCTCTTTCCCTCCCACCTCATTTCATGTCCTCCCTTTCCACAAATCCCTCACCTTTCTTTCCTTGCGTTCTTCCACTAAATCACCCACCAAGTCTCTTCAAG TGAGATCAGTGGCTACCCCTACAGAATCAATAGCGGGGTTTGATGACATGGTTGCTAGTACTGAGAGGAAGTATTACATGCTAGGTGGGAAAGGAGGGGTAGGGAAGACAAGCTGTGCTGCTTCACTTGCTGTTAAGTTTGCAAATAATGGACATCCTACGCTCGTAGTTTCCACCGATCCAGCACATTCTTTGAGTGATTCTTTTGCTCAG GATTTGGCAGGGGGAGCATTGGTACAAGTGGATGGACCTGATTCTCCACTTTTTGCGCTTGAA ATAAACCCTGATAAGGCTAGGGAAGATTTCAGAGATGCAGCTAAACAAAATGGTGGAAGTACTGGAGTCAAAGATTTCATGGATGGCATGGGTCTTGGAATGATAGTAGACCAG TTAGGAGAGCTAAAACTGGGAGAATTACTGGATACACCTCCTCCTGGACTGGATGAAGCTATTGCGATTTCAAAG gttatgcaatttcttgaatcgCCGGAATATAACATGTTCACTCGCATTGTATTTGATACGGCACCTACA GGTCATACATTACGTTTATTGTCGTTACCTGATTTCTTGGATGCATCCATCGGAAAAATACTAAAG CTAAGACAAAAGATAGCTTCTGCTACTTCTGCAATTAAATCCGTGTTTGGGCAAGAAAATACTCGTCAAGATGCT GCTGACAAATTGGAGAAGCTTAGAGAGAGGATGATAAAAGTGCGCGAGCTTTTCCGTGACACTGATGCAACAGAATTTGTTATTGTTACAATCCCCACG GTGATGGCAGTTAGTGAGTCATCTAGATTGAGTGCCTCCTTGAAGAAGGAAAGTGTTCCtgtgaagagactcattgtcaatCAGATTCTTCCACCATCCGCATCCGATTGCAAGTTTTGTGCCGTGAAAAGAAAG GATCAAACGCGTGCTCTTGATATGATTCAGAGTGATCCAGAGCTCTCGACCTTATCGATGATCCAAGCACCACTTGTTGATGTTGAGATAAGAGGTGTTCCTGCTCTCAAATTTCTGGGTGACATTATCTGGAAATGA
- the LOC131613641 gene encoding uncharacterized protein LOC131613641, with the protein MAALARILRLQRRFVPTQPFQSDRFPIVQASSWHSSINTILNRYGFLKREASTLTNPNKPVSEDVENNEADTLKSNVNSDNVPTSMSITENSAIKFSANSNLKTSSRHDLAMIFTCKVCETRSIKTVCRESYEKGVVVARCGGCNNLHLIADHLGWFGEPGSIEDFLATRGEEVRRGSVDTLNLTLEDIAGKQS; encoded by the exons ATGGCGGCGCTGGCGAGGATTTTGCGGTTGCAGAGGCGATTCGTTCCAACACAACCATTCCAATCTGATCGCTTCCCCATCGTTCAAG CTTCCTCTTGGCATTCTTCTATCAATACAATATTAAACAGATATGGATTTCTTAAAAGGGAGGCCTCGACACTGACAAATCCAAATAAACCCGTTTCTGAAGATGTAGAAAACAATGAAGCCGATACCTTGAAGTCTAATGTGAACTCAGATAATGTCCCTACATCCATGAGCATTACCGAGAACTCTGCCATAAAGTTTTCGGCTAATTCCAATTTGAAAACATCCTCAAGGCACGATCTTGCTATGATTTTCACCTGCAAGGTCTGTGAAACGAGGTCCATTAAGACAGTTTGTCGTGAATCATATGAGAAAGGTGTAGTGGTAGCAAGATGCGGTGGATGTAATAATCTTCACTTGATTGCAGATCACCTTGGATGGTTTGGCGAACCAGGAAGCATTGAGGACTTCCTGGCTACTCGGGGAGAAGAAGTTAGAAGAGGGTCAGTTGATACACTAAATCTTACATTGGAAGATATAGCTGGAAAACAATCTTGA
- the LOC131643748 gene encoding ABC transporter G family member 24-like isoform X1 yields the protein MCSWRLLLWLIFTLSFLFEKKMHCQEMNDYDQLDNPAVLPLITQLVYSRISNLTSILSHQISADSNFCVKDPDSDWNQAFNFSSDLGFLSSCIKKTKGDITNRLCTAAEVKFYLNSLMDRSTSANYLKPNKNCNLTSWVPGCEPGWACSVPPSEKIDLRDSKDVPARTSNCRACCEGFFCPHGITCMIPCPLGSYCPLATLNKTTGVCEPYLYQLPPMQPNHSCGGANIWADFSSSSETFCSAGSFCPTTTTKFPCSSGHYCRTGSTSEKRCFKLSSCNSNTATQNMHAYGVMLIAALSTLLLIIYNCSDQVLTTRERRVAKSREAAARSARKTANANQRWKLAKDAAKKGASGLQAQLSRKFSRKKDEETLEKVKILNQETSETDVELFPHSQPSSMIGSSSSVPTEKGEHPSGLMHIVHEIENDPHVNHNPDTRKETRYKSAIKEKQPHTHTQIFKYAYAQLEKEKAQQQENKNLTFSGVLKMATNTEKIKRPFIEISFRDLTLTLKSRNKHILRNVTGKIKPGRITAVMGPSGAGKTTFLSALAGKAFGCLVTGSILINGRNDSVHSFKKIIGFVPQDDVVHGNLTVEENLWFSAQCRLSADLSKPEKVLVVERVIEFLGLQSVRNSVVGTVEKRGISGGQRKRVNVGLEMVMEPSLLMLDEPTSGLDSASSQLLLRALRREALEGVNICMVVHQPSYALFKMFDDLILLGKGGLMVYHGSAKRVEEYFSGLGINVPERINPPDYYIDILEGIAAPGESSGLSYEDLPVKWMLHNGYPIPLDMRQHAAQFDMPQSVNPANDIDSNGSGDIGKTFAGELWNDVRNNVEVRGEKIKLNFSKSKDLSDRKTPGVFKQYKYFLIRVGKQRLREARIQAVDYLILLLAGACLGSITKSSDQTFGASGYTYTVIAVSLLCKIAALRSFSLDKLHYWRESDSGMSSLAYFLSKDTMDHFNTVIKPVVYLSMFYFLTNPRSTFAANYIVLLCLVYCVTGIAYALSIFFEPGAAQLWSVLLPVVLTLIATQPKDSKILKAIANLCYSKWALQALVIANAERYQGVWLITRCGSLLKSGYNLHDWSLCLSMLILMGVIGRAIGFFCMVTFKKK from the exons atgTGTAGTTGGAGGTTGCTTCTATGGTTGATTTTCACATTGAGTTTCTTGTTTGAGAAGAAGATGCATTGTCAAGAAATGAATGATTATGACCAACTTGATAACCCTGCTGTTCTTCCCCTTATTACTCAGCTTGTTTATAGCAGGATTTCCAATTTGACTTCAATTCTCAGTCACCAGATTAGTGCAGACTCTAATTTCTGTGTCAAAGATCC GGATTCTGATTGGAATCAAGCCTTTAATTTTTCGTCGGATTTGGGCTTTTTGTCTTCTTGCATTAAAAAGACTAAAG GAGATATTACAAACCGCTTGTGTACAGCTGCGGAAGTGAAGTTTTACTTAAATAGTTTAATGGATAGATCTACAAGTGCCAATTATTTAAAGCCTAATAAGAACTGCAATTTAACCTCATGGGTTCCTGGTTGCGAGCCCGGATGGGCATGTAGTGTTCCCCCAAGCGAGAAGATTGACCTTAGAGATTCAAAGGATGTGCCCGCTAGAACTTCAAATTGTCGAGCATGTTGCGAAGGCTTCTTTTGTCCTCACGGTATCACATGCATGATAC CTTGCCCTCTAGGTTCCTATTGCCCCCTTGCTACACTCAATAAAACAACTGGCGTATGTGAACC ATATCTTTATCAACTACCTCCAATGCAGCCAAACCATAGCTGTGGAGGAGCAAATATTTGGGCTGATTTTAGTAGCAGTAGCGAAACATTTTGTTCAGCAGGATCCTTTTGTCCAACAACCACCACAAAATTTCCTTGCAGTAGTGG GCATTACTGCAGGACGGGTTCCACATCTGAGAAAA GATGTTTCAAGCTAAGTTCATGCAATTCAAATACAGCAACCCAAAACATGCATGCGTATGGAGTTATGCTCATT GCAGCTTTGAGTACATTGCTACTCATTATTTACAACTGTTCTGACCAAGTTCTCACTACTAGGGAAAGGAGAGTAGCAAAATCAAGAGAAGCAGCAGCTAGAAGTGCAAGGAAAACTGCAAATGCAAACCAAAGATGGAAACTTGCAAAAGATGCTGCTAAGAAAGGTGCATCTGGGCTGCAAGCTCAATTATCACGGAAATTCTCTCGTAAGAAGGACGAAGAAACTCTTGAAAAGGTTAAAATTTTAAACCAAGAGACTTCTGAAACAGATGTTGAATTGTTTCCACATTCACAACCTTCTAGCATGATTGGAAGTTCTTCTTCCGTGCCAACTGAAAAGGGGGAACATCCAAGTGGGCTAATGCATATAGTACATGAAATTGAAAATGACCCGCATGTTAACCACAATCCCGATACAAGAAAAGAAACTAGATATAAAAGCGCTATAAAGGAAAAACAACCACATACTCATACACAAATTTTCAAGTATGCATATGCTCAACTTGAAAAAGAGAAGGCTCAGCAACAAGAAAATAAGAACCTTACTTTCTCAGGAGTACTAAAAATGGCTACAAATACTGAGAAAATTAAGAGGCCTTTTATTGAGATTTCTTTCCGAGATCTGACTCTCACACTGAAATCTCGAAACAAACATATATTGAGAAATGTTACTGGGAAAATCAAACCTGGCCGTATCACCGCTGTCATGGGTCCATCAGGGGCTGGCAAGACAACATTTCTTTCAGCTCTAGCTGGAAAGGCATTTGGATGCTTGGTTACTGGTTCAATTCTTATAAATGGAAGGAACGATTCAGTTCACTCGTTTAAGAAAATTATTGGCTTTGTTCCACAAGATGATGTAGTTCATGGAAACTTAACAGTGGAAGAAAATCTCTGGTTCAGTGCACAGTGCAG GCTATCAGCTGATTTGTCAAAACCAGAAAAAGTTCTGGTTGTTGAAAGAGTTATTGAATTCTTGGGGCTTCAATCTGTGCGGAATTCCGTAGTTGGAACTGTGGAAAAGCGAGGGATCTCTGGAGGACAAAGGAAGCGTGTAAATGTTGGATTGGAAATGGTTATGGAACCTTCACTTTTGATGTTAGATGAGCCAACATCTGGCCTGGATAGTGCATCATCTCAGCTTCTTCTAAGAGCATTAAGACGTGAAGCTCTTGAGGGAGTGAACATTTGCATGGTGGTTCACCAACCCAG CTATGCTTTGTTCAAGATGTTTGATGACTTGATACTTTTGGGCAAAGGTGGTCTCATGGTCTATCATGGATCTGCCAAGAGAGTTGAAGAATACTTTTCAGGTCTCGGGATCAATGTTCCGGAGCGGATTAACCCTCCGGATTACTATATTGACATTCTGGAGGGCATAGCGGCACCTGGTGAAAGTTCAGGACTCAGTTACGAGGATCTGCCAGTTAAATGGATGCTTCATAATGGATATCCAATACCTCTTGATATGAGGCAGCATGCAGCACAGTTTGATATGCCTCAAAGTGTAAATCCAGCTAATGACATAGACTCCAATGGCTCAGGTGATATTGGAAAGACGTTTGCTGGAGAATTATGGAATGATGTGAGAAATAATGTGGAAGTGCGAGGGGAAAAGATAAAACTTAACTTTTCAAAATCCAAGGATTTATCTGACCGGAAAACTCCTGGTGTATTCAAGCAATATAAGTACTTTCTTATACG GGTTGGGAAGCAGCGATTGCGAGAAGCTAGGATTCAGGCAGTAgattatcttattttattacttGCTGGAGCCTGCTTAGGATCAATTACCAAATCGAGCGACCAAACATTTGGAGCATCCGGTTACACCTATACGGTGATTGCTGTAT CTCTTCTATGCAAAATAGCGGCATTGAGATCATTTTCTCTGGATAAATTACACTACTGGAGGGAGAGTGATTCTGGCATGAGCAGCTTGGCTTATTTTCTCTCGAAAGACACAATGGATCATTTTAATACAGTGATCAAGCCTGTGGTCTATTTATCTATGTTCTATTTCTTAACCAATCCAAGATCTACTTTTGCAGCTAATTATATCGTGTTGCTTTGTCTTGTATACTGTGTCACCGGCATAGCATACGCATTGTCCATATTTTTTGAACCTGGTGCAGCTCAGCTG TGGTCAGTACTTCTTCCAGTTGTTTTGACTCTCATTGCAACACAACCAAAAGATAGTAAAATTTTAAAGGCTATAGCTAATTTATGTTACTCTAAGTGGGCTTTACAAGCATTGGTCATTGCAAATGCTGAAAG GTATCAAGGAGTGTGGCTCATAACTCGTTGCGGATCGCTTTTAAAAAGTGGGTATAATCTTCATGATTGGAGTCTCTGCTTATCCATGCTCATTCTTATGGGTGTAATCGGTCGTGCAATAGGGTTTTTCTGTATGGTTACCTTCAAAAAGAAGTAA